From the genome of Falco cherrug isolate bFalChe1 chromosome 14, bFalChe1.pri, whole genome shotgun sequence, one region includes:
- the PLLP gene encoding plasmolipin isoform X2, which translates to MPEGGGGPRAGQHRPRRGRVAKPPGTIPRHVLGLLVWALIANTTYYLHAAYSWVMFVSIFFWIVTVLFFVTYLLQLQLKFYVIPWPLVLMIFNATATVLYTTAFVTCAAAVQPTSWWQWDYNRRAAASFFACLLMIAYGASTFSFRAWKGLGSHAATSQVTDHA; encoded by the exons ATGCCCGAGGGCGGTGGGGGGCCACGGGCCGGTCAGCATCGCCCCCGCCGCGGGAGGGTAGCGAAGCCCCCCGGGACCATCCCCAGGCAT GTGCTTGGCTTGCTGGTGTGGGCTCTCATCGCCAACACAACGTATTACCTCCACGCGGCATATAGCTGGGTGATGTTTGTGTCCATCTTCTTCTGGATAGTAACAGTCCTTTTCTTCGTGACTTACCTCCTGcagcttcagctgaagttctACGTGATCCCCTGGCCCCTTGTG CTGATGATCTTCAACGCCACGGCAACTGTCCTGTACACCACTGCCTTCGTAACATGCGCAGCTGCTGTCCAGCCTACGTCCTGGTGGCAGTGGGATTACAACCGGAGAGCTGCAGCGTCC TTCTTCGCCTGCCTCCTGATGATCGCCTATGGGGCGAGCACCTTCAGCTTCCGTGCCTGGAAAGGGCTGGGCAGCCACGCGGCCACCAGCCAGGTGACTGATCACGCATAa
- the PLLP gene encoding plasmolipin isoform X1 yields MARGRSGSPGPAAALDGAFLLSPLGGLMGAQAVLGLLVWALIANTTYYLHAAYSWVMFVSIFFWIVTVLFFVTYLLQLQLKFYVIPWPLVLMIFNATATVLYTTAFVTCAAAVQPTSWWQWDYNRRAAASFFACLLMIAYGASTFSFRAWKGLGSHAATSQVTDHA; encoded by the exons ATGGCGCGAGGCCGGAGCGGCtccccgggccccgccgccgccctggACGGCGCCTTCCTGCTCTCGCCGCTCGGGGGGCTGATGGGCGCCCAGGCC GTGCTTGGCTTGCTGGTGTGGGCTCTCATCGCCAACACAACGTATTACCTCCACGCGGCATATAGCTGGGTGATGTTTGTGTCCATCTTCTTCTGGATAGTAACAGTCCTTTTCTTCGTGACTTACCTCCTGcagcttcagctgaagttctACGTGATCCCCTGGCCCCTTGTG CTGATGATCTTCAACGCCACGGCAACTGTCCTGTACACCACTGCCTTCGTAACATGCGCAGCTGCTGTCCAGCCTACGTCCTGGTGGCAGTGGGATTACAACCGGAGAGCTGCAGCGTCC TTCTTCGCCTGCCTCCTGATGATCGCCTATGGGGCGAGCACCTTCAGCTTCCGTGCCTGGAAAGGGCTGGGCAGCCACGCGGCCACCAGCCAGGTGACTGATCACGCATAa